In Onychomys torridus unplaced genomic scaffold, mOncTor1.1, whole genome shotgun sequence, the DNA window CTTATCTGTCTTATCAATCTGTCCCTTTTTGCTGGCATCTAGTAGGCCAAGACAATTAAATACTAAAAGACCTTTTGAGGCACATAATTAGCCAGGCCCCTGCCCTGAGGACCTCCAACTGCCACATCACACCACACTTTAATTCTCCTGATGGCTGGATCCAACCCTTGTCCCAGAGTACAAAGCCCAAGCTCTGGACTTGAAATTCCACCAATCTCCACCTTGCAAAGCTTCACCTAGTAagttccacctccctccccaaGAAACTATATATAAActgtcttctgctcagttctctgctgttCCTTGCCCAAGCAGAGGAAGCCATTCACCTTGTTTTCTCTAATAAAACTCTTGTATAAGGTCTTTTTTGATgggtgactttgtggtattctttTGCTCCTGACTTCCAGGATACTTTTCCATCCAAGATGTAATGCTCACACTTATATCTTCACATATAATTAGGGCCTCTAACTGAGAAATGGATCAAAGATAGAGGATAGATCAAAAAGGAATCTCCTTACCCTGAAACATTGTTGAGAGAAAGTTTGATTTTGGTACCAACCCAAAGAGATGAACCTACAGATCAATTATTAGAACACAGAATCTCAGtgatattcttggttgtcaacttggctgcTTCTGAAATTAACAAATATTCAAATGACTGTGATCTCTTGTGAGGGACTTTTTCTTAACTGAATAATTTGATGAGGGAAGACCAACTTATAGTACTCAGGATCTTTGAGATGGAAAGAAAAACCTTTAATCAAGATCTTTTGAAGTGGGAATATCTACTAATTTGGATTACACCTTCTCCTGTCAGTTTATATAATGGACATGGAAAATGGAAGCTTGATCTCTTTGCCCACATAGTTTGCTCTCCTTTGCAAGTtcactccttcactggcattagagtttAATTCTTTGGAATtctagcatatactgaagactagctgagacataCAGCACTGTGGAAGAAATAACAGCTGGACTCTTGGAACGTTCATTCATAAACAACCATCATTATATTACCTCAACCCCTGTAAGCCAGTCTATTAAATCACTTTAAGTCATTAAATGGAGAGATATCTGTCTAactctacctacctatctatctatctatctatctatctatctatctatctatagctaAATCTATATCCATATATCTGTATATCTAAATCtgtctatatctgtatctattttcactttggcctatggcaaagcctTGACAATGTGAGAGTTTACATTAATGGATAttccacacaaaacaaaaatggcaatGGTTGTCATGCATCGAACAAAGTATCAAAAGCTGAAAACACCACTTGGTCAGCCatggaaaattataaatacaagtaaaaatgAATGACTCAaaagtttttattcattaatttgtgaatgcatatgtatatataacaacaATGAATAGTAAAGAGAAGGCTGTGGATTTGGCAGTGAACAGTGGGGTTGGAGGTAGTGAAAGTGCagtcaggaggagaaggaggggagaaatggcatatttatacttcattttaaaatttaaaagagaaatcctTTAGTTGCTGGGTACAGGAAATATGGTATCAGTTGGGATAGTCAGTAATCTAATTACagaggaaggccagttcaggcaccctttccactgttgctaggagagTTGCTGGGACCATCCTTATGTAATCTTGGGAATTTACCTAGCACTCAGTTTCTCCCTTGgccataatggccccctctatcaagatagctCTCAATGTATTAAACCATACAGACACACTGAAACAAAccagccacatgatcatctcattagatgctgaaaaagcctttgacagaatccaacaccccttcatgataaagactTTAGAgggatcagaaatacaaggaatattcctaaacataataaaggcaatttacaacaagccaacatcaaattaaatggagagaaactcaaagtgattccactaaagtcaggaacaagacaaggctgtctactctccccatatttattcaatattgtGCTTGAAGTTctacctagagcaataagacaacaaaaggagatcaaagggatacaaaattggaaaagaagacgtcaagctttcactatttgcagacgatatgatagtatacataagtgaccccaaaaattctactagggaagtcctacagctgataaactccttcagtaaagtggcaggatacaagatcaactcaaataaatcagtagtccttttatatacaaatgaaaaaggggctgagaagaagtcagagaaacatcaccctttacaatacccaaaataatataaaataccttgagataacactaactaaacaagtgaaggacctttttgataagaactttaaatctataaagaaagaaattgaaggtgtcagaaaatggaaagatctcccatgttcatggataggcaggattaatgtagtaaaaatggcaatcttaacaaaagcaatctgcagactCATGGTgaattttgatattattttccactAGAACTCAATGGTACCCACCCAATGTGTAATGTAATATTAGCCAGTGATATGTAAACAGACTGCATCCCTGTGAATTTGTCGAAGGGTTTTGTAACATCTGTTTGACATTAAAAAATCAATATTCTACATTATAATTAAACATAGAGACCGTGACAGAAGCAGTATTTTTCATTATGACATAGCCATTCCTCCAAAATTCTCACAAACAGTTTTAATAAGGTTATATTTGAATAAGTTTCAGGTTACAAATTTGATGGACAATATCAGAAATGTCCCCTGATGATGAGGAAAAATGCAATGTGTCCCTTCTGTCCATCATGTACAGCACAGCacttaaaattttagataacacaACCAGGCAAGTAAATTAAATACAGTGTGTGCATAATTGAAAAATAGACAGGTTGTCAaagaatataataaacaaaagctAACAAAGGTGTAAAAGTTTCATTTCAGGTAAACTGATTATCTTTTCGGAAGCTCTGTCTGAATGGATAGGGGATGCTGAGCTGGGGACGAtttatgaatatgatcaaaacacattttatgagattgtcaaaaaaaataaaacaatcttttaagagaaaccatgtttcaaatgTAGTGGAAAGTTAATATTCATAAATTAATGATTGCGTCCTGGTAGATTAAGGCCACATACAAAATAATTCCCTTTGTATTAAACATCAGCAAACACTGAGATTTCAAATTACAAGGAAAACATAAACTAAGTATCACTCCTGAACTCCACACATGTGACCTTATCTTGGAATTATGACAGTGATTTTGAGTAGAATAAGTAATGTAGTTCACAAAGGCCAAGTGTAGAACAcgttaaatgaaatatttttgagtGGAAGTGTAAAAGGTAATGTGAATCATACAGGTTCTGGATAGCTGTTCTCAATTCACTTAATTTAGTGGAGATATAGAGACTTGGGGTCTGGCTAATGTCAGTGTGCCATGTTTGTTACTTAcaagtgttttaaaatatcaagGTTGGTAACATGCTATACTTCAAAGCCATGGCAACAATATCCCTCCTCTTTATTTCCCACTATCATCATTACTTTGGAGGCAATTACTATGTTTTCCAGAAGAATCCTCAGACCATTCTAGTAATGAACACTGAAGATACTggtttccagggaaagagagtttGAAGCATCATTTTTATCCCACTAAATTCAATTATTGTATCTGgcttttacaattatttttgttgtttgaacTGTGTTCTCTTACTCaacagtaaaggaaaaaggctaagtatGAACAACATTGACTCTGGCAATGTGCAGGAAAATGTTATTTGACAGTGAGGGAAAGTAAGTGCCCATGACATACATGAGTTATGGAagtaagaagagaggaggaagtagTGAACATATATCCACACTGAAATGTGGAGAAATTGTAAAATTAAGTAGAAAACTGAAACTGCTCTTGACAGAAACCTACACATTTCCCTACATCCGGAACACATAGGCTTCCAGGATCTTCAAAGGGTGAACTTCCTAAAAGTGTATCCCGTTTTCTTTACAgttctttctttcatgtatgAGACAAGCAGATTTATTTTCCATGGTCTGCACAAGTGTGGAAACTGGTGGACTTTTGTGTTTATCTCCTGATTGCATCtattccatttcctttctgtgcCAAGCCGCTAACCACAGAATCACCAGAGTAACTAAAACCAAGGCAGCCATGTTCATTCGGATGAGATTTTCAATTGTGTGACCTTCATGCAGTGAAGCTGGGGGTTCTGTAAACAGTAGTCAAAGAAGTCACGTCAAACAATAAACTTCTCACAGTAAATGGTTGTGCACCTAGTCTCCCATCTCCTTGACAGAACTATACATTTagtgtctttctcttcatctagaATTCTCCATTTCACCTGATTCTCATATGGTCATGGTTTTCAGGTTCTACTGGTCTGAGCTTCCCCAGAGGATCAAATATTTTGAGTAGACTATATAAAATGCTTAACAGAGCTGGGCCATTCCTCTGAGCTCCTCatgctttcaatattttttttttttttttacgaaaATGCATGTTATTTTCATGGGAGTTCATCTTGCAGATCTAGCAAAAACATTTCCTGCTACTTTTAGGTGGGAAATAAGTTAGCTTTCCCTAATTTCCCAACTTCTGAGGAATTATGATCTCACACATTGCTCTACCCACCTCCCATGAGAGCTCTTACTTACCATTCTCAGTGTGGGTGGGAGACAGGTCCTTGGACTCTGCCAAAGATATATGGAGAGGTGAGAATTTGAACTTCAAGCACGTGACTGTGGACTAACAATTTCTACCTCAATCCGGACTTTAATTACAACTGGCCATCACCTTGTTTTAGACCGGATTTTGTGTCTCTGGATTCCTGTTTGTCTATCAAGGTCACAGCTCAGGTCCACCCAGCCTCAGCAAAGCATGCCATTGAATATAAGAAAAGGATTGAGATTCTGAGGGATATAAGACTTCCTGATGGAGTCTGTGCACCGTTTTTAACCACAAGGTTTTGGTGACCCACTGTTATCATGCGACTGTGCCTtttatttcaggaaataaaaacaagaggaGAGTGAAGGACTGAGGATGCCATTGGAGACTGTTCTGATTAGGTTTTGCTAACTTGATACAATCTCGATTCATCTGAGAAGCAacttaaattgagaaaatgcttccatcctattgtcctgtaggcaagtctgtggtggaATTTATTAATTGATGGAATGATAGCTGATGTGGGGAGGGGGCAATTCCAATCCTTGATAGTATAAGAAACAGTCTGAGCAAGTTACTGGGCAGTAAGCCTGTAAGCAACGTTCCATCATGGTCCCTGGTTCAGTTCCTTCTTTGAGTGCCTACCTCTAATTCTTTTTGTGATGGACTGTAAACTATAAAAGgaaacaaacctttcttccacaagttgctttagaccatggtattttatcacaaaaatagaaacctaAGTAGTACAGAGAAAATATCTGATCACTCCATATACTGTCTGTTCTCaagccctcctgcctctgctaaaTTCCAAGGAGTCAGTGGGGGGAGCAGTTGCACCAGGGCAAGCTGATGGCTGCTGCTCTATGAGGTGTGAAAGTCTTTTGGAATATAGAGTTTCATTACTTCATTCTATGCTAAAGCTCTTCTCAGAGCAGATCCCTAGCTGACAGTATTCACTAAGAAAGGATGGATCAGGAGTCCTTACCTGAGACAAGGAGTGGAAGGGGGTCACTTGATTTTGACCACACCTGGGGACGGTTCCTAAAATAGCCATAGCATCTGAATGTACCATTGTGGATGGTAGTTACGGGGTCCAGAACTTAATGAGCCTGGAATTCTTAGGTGGAATTCTGCTGTGAGTCCAGGGTCCACGAGAGGTGGTGCTTTCCTTCCTGGATCAGAATGAATCTGCCAAATCCCAGTGATGAGCTACACTGCATGGTTATGGTCTCTCCTGAGGTCACAGCAGGGCTGGGCCAAACAGACAGGCTTGTTTTTTCATAGGCTACTAGGATACAAGGGGAAGTGTTTGAAATGAACTTTAGCTACCCACATTGCCCTGTAGTCTTGGGCACTGAGTGTAGTACCCCTGGAGAGTAGAACTCCTTCTGAGGGGAGAGGCTGTGCTAATAACCCCGAGTGTCCACTCACCTGTTAGCACCAATTCCAGGGTGTCACTGTGCTCTGACAAGCCAGCAGGGCTCTTATAGTAACACATATATATCCCTTTAAATTCCTCTGACATGTATTGGATGTTGACCTTAACCTTGTCTGTGCGTTCCGGAGGGTATTGTCGGTCCCAAGGAACTGAGCTTCCTTCTTTAAGCACGTAGTACTCCTGTGCCTCCCAGGAACCCTGACACCAAATAGTCACAGGTTCATATACGTCAATCATAGAGTGTGGATGAGCCCAGATTTTGGGCTTTGGGAGGATTCCTACaaggaaataaaatgctgagtCCCAGTACAATCCTCCTTCAGACACCAAGTCTTAGCATAAAGTACTTACAGCCATCACAGCATTATCCATAAACTTTTTTCAGTCCACTTTGTGAAGAATTTACCAAGAGGAGAGCAAAAATAAAGTCTGGTATTCAGAGGGAAGAATAAAATCTTGGGATGAAGGAGACACTCACCTGCCAGGCCTGCAGTCTTCTGTCCCACACTCAGTCCTGAAAGAAAATTCACTTTGAGAGATTATTTTTTCCATCTGAGAGCCAGGGTCAATATCTTGAGGTATCCAGATTCCATAAGACCTGTCTTGGAGCAGGTTTCCTTACAGACTTGAGCGTCCACTCTCCCTCTTCATGTCTTACCAAGGCACAGCAGCAGTTTGAACATGAGGTCATGGTGAGTCTTGGCATTGTTCTTGCTTGTGCTCCTAGGGCACCCTGTCCATGTTCTGTAGAACCATCAGACAGGCTGTTTTCACACTGAGGGCAGGTCCTTCCTGTCATGGGTTTGCCACATCAGTACTATCACCAGTTTACCAGAAGGGgaacttctcttttttctccagTGCATGAGTTTGGTCAATTACTTGGATCTCTGAAAAGTCTTTAGAGAAAATGGGGTTTTCACTGTTCCTCACTGATTTTCCCCTGTTATACGTGTTTTTCAAGCCAGAGAAGGAACATTTGAATGTCACAGCATGTCATTTCACaaactgaaataattttacaCCACAGATATTCAAAATCAATTTTTGTCAAAATCAGCACATTGTTCTAAGAAAAGATTCATTTATGATATTACATTTGGAGGCCGTAATCTCAAGGTGGCGCCATTGACTCAAGTCAAATATTTCTTAAGGCATGGCTCAGCacagactcttatccctctgcTCCATAAGCACCAATGGTCTTCCACAACTTTAGTCAGAATGTCCTGATTTACAGCAGCCAAGGACCAACATTTTTCAATTCCCCTCTTTCTTATTCCTGTGAAATTCACCTGTTTTTCCTACttgtttgcattttcaaaatgttaCTCTGGTGTTGAGGCCATAAGGCTTAAGTCCTCCTCCAAACCTTAACTTAAGTATTACCTGGTACCAGAGGTAATAAGTTCAGGTTCTGGGCATAAGAATGTAGACTTCTTTCACTTCATTATTCTGCTTGGAAGAGGAATTTTCCATTTCCCACGTAAACTTTGCTGACTGGCTTCTTTTATTCCAGGGACATAATATCTACAAGTTTTGGGGGTACCTGAATGTTGTTGTAAGCTATCGTCTGAAgatgacatgaaataaaaatagggtTTTTCTATTTCAATTACAGTGGCTATGATGTCTACCTATGTTTTTCACAGGATTGGGCATAAAAATTTATTATGGATAATGGAATGGTTTCATAATATTTTGCCCCATGCTGATATTATGCTTTGCTAAAGAAGAGAGATAAGAGAGAAAGAGGTATGGGTTTTATTTGGTGGTATTAGTTATATAAAAATTCTCCAAACCTCCTTAAGCAGCCACATACCAATGCATTGGtttaataatcaaaattatattCACTGGTTCCCCACACCATACTTGGATggcattgatttttatttctgtcagtGGTGCCTTATGAAATGTATTACATGGTTTGTTCATGTTACTCCAGATAAAGTTCCCATAACACTGCACTTTAATTATTCTAGAGCTACAGGAGTATCTCAAGATGGGCTCAGAAAACCCTAGTTAGACTACCACCAATCACTATTCTCCATTAGCCTCTATATACCTGGAAGACATAAGTGCTTATTGAGTGTCCAGAGTGATAAAGTTTGTAGTTCATCATATCATATAATCATCCTTAGATAATTCACAGAagatatattttcctttaagCCAATAAGGAACACGGTAGCCAGAACTTTCTATAACA includes these proteins:
- the LOC118576579 gene encoding LOW QUALITY PROTEIN: leukocyte immunoglobulin-like receptor subfamily B member 4 (The sequence of the model RefSeq protein was modified relative to this genomic sequence to represent the inferred CDS: substituted 2 bases at 2 genomic stop codons): MKRESGRSRLSVGQKTAGLAGILPKPKIWAHPHSMIDVYEPVTIWCQGSWEAQEYYVLKEGSSVPWDRQYPPERTDKVKVNIQYMSEEFKGIYMCYYKSPAGLSEHSDTLELVLTVAYEKTSLSVWPSPAVTSGETITMQCSSSLGFGRFILIQEGKHHLSWTLDSQQNSTXEFQAHXVLDPVTTIHNGTFRCYGYFRNRPQVWSKSSDPLPLLVSESKDLSPTHTENEPPASLHEGHTIENLIRMNMAALVLVTLVIL